The Stomoxys calcitrans chromosome 3, idStoCalc2.1, whole genome shotgun sequence genome includes a region encoding these proteins:
- the LOC131995892 gene encoding uncharacterized protein LOC131995892 codes for MSSKRTLLSTSPDHKEHTPKKYAPSLNMSVSSHQDVFTWSKLCEVLDDKLKGVAKKEDLTDIKHEIEELKHENSKLKEDIKKLTNRLELVDQKSRTTNIMVPPAKSKGF; via the exons ATGAGCAGCAAGCGCACTCTTTTATCGACATCACCTGATCATAAAGAACATACACCAAAAAAATACGCGCCGTCCCTAAATATGAGTGTAAGCAGTCATCAAGACGTGTTTACATGGAGCAAACTATGCGAAGTCCTGGACGACAAATTGAAGGGTGTAGCAAAGAAAGAAGATCTGACGGATATCAAACATGAAATTGAAGAATTAAAACATGAGAATTCTAAATTAAAGGAAGACATAAAGAAATTAACAAACCGTCTAGAACTAGTTGACCAGAAATCGAGAACCACAAATATCATG GTACCGCCAGCGAAGTCCAAAGGGTTTTAA